A region of Paenibacillus sp. JNUCC-31 DNA encodes the following proteins:
- a CDS encoding ABC transporter ATP-binding protein, whose protein sequence is MALLEVEGLKIHFPIRGGLIKREIGNIKAVDDVSFSIEQGQTYGLVGESGSGKTTTGRAIIGLNHVTDGRILFNGRDLAKERRKDRQLQRDVQMIFQDPYSSLNPKKRVIDIIAEPLRNYERLTATEEKRQVRDLLEKVGLSPESIYKYPHEFSGGQRQRIGIARAIALKPKLIIADEPVSALDVSVQAQVLNFMQEIQKELNLTYLFISHDLGIIRHMCDEIGIMYKGRYVEQGTTDDIFENPQHIYTKRLIAAIPDMDPTKREEMVAFRQQVKSEYEHSYRNFFDEEGLAYSLQSISDTHRVALPQKG, encoded by the coding sequence ATGGCACTACTCGAAGTAGAAGGACTCAAAATACACTTTCCAATTCGCGGCGGGTTGATCAAGCGTGAAATTGGCAACATCAAGGCAGTTGACGATGTGAGTTTCTCCATTGAGCAAGGTCAGACCTATGGTCTTGTAGGTGAGTCTGGCTCAGGCAAAACCACGACAGGCAGAGCCATTATCGGTCTGAATCATGTGACGGACGGGAGAATTCTTTTTAATGGAAGGGATCTGGCAAAAGAGAGGCGGAAAGATCGACAGCTGCAGCGGGATGTGCAGATGATCTTCCAGGACCCGTACTCTTCTCTTAATCCCAAGAAACGGGTAATCGACATCATTGCTGAACCGCTCCGCAATTATGAACGACTAACGGCTACGGAAGAGAAACGCCAGGTCAGAGATCTTCTGGAGAAGGTAGGACTGAGCCCTGAGTCGATCTATAAGTACCCTCATGAGTTTTCCGGAGGACAGCGGCAGCGGATTGGGATTGCTCGTGCGATTGCACTGAAGCCAAAGCTAATCATCGCTGATGAGCCGGTATCTGCATTGGATGTATCGGTGCAAGCTCAGGTGCTTAATTTCATGCAGGAAATTCAAAAAGAATTAAATCTGACCTATCTGTTCATCAGTCACGATTTAGGTATTATCCGTCATATGTGTGATGAGATTGGAATTATGTATAAAGGCCGATATGTGGAACAGGGCACAACCGATGATATTTTTGAGAATCCTCAACATATCTACACCAAGCGTTTAATTGCAGCCATTCCGGATATGGACCCAACCAAACGTGAAGAAATGGTAGCCTTCCGTCAACAGGTCAAATCCGAGTATGAACATTCATACCGAAATTTCTTTGATGAGGAAGGGCTGGCTTACTCGCTCCAATCCATTTCCGATACTCACCGAGTAGCTCTACCTCAGAAAGGTTGA
- a CDS encoding ABC transporter ATP-binding protein — protein sequence MNTELLEVRNLTTSFRIEDDYYAAVDHVNLSVKKNEVLAIVGESGSGKSAFAFSIMGLHNKAKIDGEILYKGQNIANISPNKLNKLRGKEMGMIFQDPLSALNPLMLIGDQIEEILTLHQPKLSSKEKKDKVIDLLNQVGIPRPEHIYKQYPHELSGGMRQRVVIAIAIANKPELLIADEPTTALDVTIQLQILELIRELKNEINAGIILITHDLGVVAEMADRVAVMYAGEIVEIADIYTLMTNAKHPYTRSLLNSIPTISEEKSKLHVIQGIVPSLKNLPRQGCRFKARIPWISDSAHEENPQMHEIAPGHFVRCTCYQHFHFPDQAEEE from the coding sequence TTGAATACAGAGCTACTGGAAGTCAGAAATCTAACTACATCATTCAGAATTGAAGATGACTATTATGCGGCAGTGGATCACGTTAACCTTTCGGTTAAGAAAAATGAAGTGTTGGCTATTGTGGGAGAATCAGGATCAGGCAAAAGTGCTTTTGCATTTTCAATTATGGGGCTACATAACAAAGCTAAAATTGATGGTGAGATTCTGTACAAAGGGCAAAATATAGCGAATATATCGCCTAATAAGTTAAACAAACTCCGCGGTAAAGAAATGGGAATGATCTTTCAGGACCCACTTTCCGCACTAAACCCTCTGATGTTGATCGGTGACCAGATCGAAGAGATTCTGACATTGCATCAACCCAAGTTATCTTCGAAAGAGAAGAAAGACAAAGTTATTGATTTGCTTAACCAAGTAGGGATTCCACGTCCCGAACATATATACAAGCAGTATCCTCACGAACTATCGGGTGGTATGAGACAGAGAGTTGTTATCGCGATTGCGATTGCCAACAAACCTGAATTGCTGATTGCTGATGAACCAACGACAGCGCTTGACGTTACGATCCAACTGCAAATTCTGGAGCTTATCCGGGAATTGAAGAACGAGATTAACGCAGGAATCATCCTGATCACGCATGATCTGGGAGTGGTCGCCGAGATGGCTGATCGCGTAGCGGTCATGTATGCAGGTGAAATTGTTGAGATTGCAGATATCTATACTCTGATGACGAATGCCAAACATCCATACACACGTTCTCTACTAAACTCGATTCCTACCATTTCTGAAGAAAAATCGAAGCTTCATGTCATTCAAGGCATTGTTCCTTCACTGAAAAATCTTCCTCGCCAAGGGTGCCGATTCAAGGCTCGAATTCCATGGATAAGTGATTCGGCTCATGAAGAAAACCCACAGATGCATGAAATTGCTCCAGGTCACTTTGTACGGTGTACCTGCTACCAGCACTTTCATTTTCCTGATCAAGCTGAGGAGGAATAA
- a CDS encoding M15 family metallopeptidase, translating into MNTTKRKVKQQRRSSLRFWIVATLLLSIIYIWLQQKGDTYDIRPGNNVQEAIPITGLHPVVAESEKLLVRKAARRGIEIVVTHGYRSMEEQDALYNQGRSSAGSIVTNAQGGDSYHNYGLAIDFALRTPEGDVVWDMDRDDNGNGQADWMEVVDLAKELGFTWGGDWANFPDYPHLQMNFGLSINELKRGKRPPEPH; encoded by the coding sequence ATGAATACAACGAAACGTAAAGTAAAACAGCAACGAAGGAGTAGTCTGCGATTCTGGATTGTAGCTACGTTGTTGCTTTCCATTATATATATCTGGCTACAGCAAAAAGGAGACACCTATGACATAAGGCCAGGAAATAACGTGCAAGAAGCGATACCAATTACAGGACTTCACCCGGTCGTAGCAGAAAGTGAGAAATTGTTGGTTCGGAAGGCGGCAAGGCGAGGAATAGAGATCGTAGTTACACACGGTTACCGTAGCATGGAGGAACAAGATGCGCTGTATAATCAAGGGCGTTCGAGTGCGGGCAGTATTGTGACCAACGCGCAAGGAGGAGACTCTTATCACAATTATGGACTAGCGATTGATTTTGCATTGCGTACTCCTGAAGGTGATGTGGTCTGGGACATGGATCGTGATGATAACGGGAATGGGCAGGCCGATTGGATGGAGGTTGTTGACCTTGCCAAGGAATTGGGGTTTACATGGGGCGGGGATTGGGCCAACTTTCCGGATTATCCTCATCTGCAAATGAACTTCGGACTTAGTATCAATGAATTAAAGCGTGGTAAAAGACCACCAGAACCCCATTGA
- the rpsR gene encoding 30S ribosomal protein S18, with protein MGFKQREGGDNDKRPARRGGRNKRRKVCFFTANKITHIDYKDTDLLRKFISERGKILPRRVTGTSAKYQRMLTIAIKRSRQIALLPYTTE; from the coding sequence ATGGGCTTCAAGCAAAGAGAAGGCGGAGACAACGATAAAAGACCGGCACGTCGTGGCGGCCGTAATAAACGTCGTAAAGTGTGCTTCTTCACAGCCAACAAAATTACTCACATCGATTATAAAGATACGGACTTGCTTCGTAAATTTATCAGCGAACGTGGAAAAATTTTGCCGCGCCGTGTAACAGGTACTAGCGCTAAATATCAACGCATGCTGACGATTGCCATCAAACGCTCCCGTCAAATCGCATTGCTGCCATACACAACTGAGTAG
- the ssb gene encoding single-stranded DNA-binding protein, with translation MLNRVILIGRLTRDPELRYTPAGVAVTQFTLAVDRPFTSQGGEREADFIPVVTWRQLAETCANYLRKGRLAAVEGRIQVRNYENNEGKRVYVTEVIADNVRFLESANRDNNGGGGGQPMREEPSYGGGGRANNNNNSRSNNQDPFSDDGKPIDISDDDLPF, from the coding sequence TTGTTGAACCGTGTCATTCTGATCGGCCGGTTAACCCGGGATCCTGAGTTGCGTTATACTCCAGCTGGAGTAGCAGTTACGCAATTTACTTTGGCAGTGGACAGACCGTTTACAAGCCAAGGGGGAGAACGGGAAGCGGATTTCATTCCGGTCGTAACCTGGAGACAGCTTGCTGAGACTTGTGCAAACTATTTGCGCAAAGGACGCCTAGCTGCAGTCGAAGGACGCATTCAAGTACGGAATTACGAGAATAACGAAGGAAAACGTGTATACGTGACCGAAGTCATTGCCGATAACGTCCGTTTCTTGGAGTCAGCTAACCGTGATAATAACGGTGGCGGCGGTGGGCAACCGATGCGTGAAGAGCCTTCTTATGGAGGCGGCGGGCGCGCGAACAATAACAATAATTCGCGTAGCAACAATCAGGATCCTTTTTCCGATGACGGAAAACCGATTGATATATCGGATGATGATTTGCCATTTTAA
- the rpsF gene encoding 30S ribosomal protein S6 codes for MRKYEVMYIIRPDVEQEVVQATVDKFQGIISNGGGEVTAHDVMGKRRLAYEIKKFRDGVYVLVHFTAEPAVVTELERLMKISDEVIRYLITNDVKSA; via the coding sequence ATGCGCAAATATGAAGTGATGTACATTATTCGTCCTGATGTTGAGCAAGAAGTTGTTCAAGCTACAGTCGATAAATTCCAAGGCATCATCTCCAACGGCGGTGGTGAAGTTACAGCTCACGACGTTATGGGTAAACGCCGTCTTGCGTATGAGATCAAGAAATTCCGTGATGGTGTTTATGTTCTGGTACACTTCACTGCTGAACCAGCAGTTGTTACTGAACTTGAGCGTCTCATGAAGATTTCTGACGAAGTTATTCGTTATCTCATTACAAACGACGTTAAGTCTGCTTAA
- a CDS encoding YjzC family protein has translation MGEKTEFEPGDKAPNDGEYTEVGEKSFHTEINNPKRVTLQRGETFPETSNHNRKWKKLTKARVH, from the coding sequence ATGGGTGAAAAAACCGAGTTTGAACCAGGAGACAAAGCTCCAAACGATGGTGAGTACACCGAGGTTGGTGAGAAGAGCTTTCATACAGAAATTAACAACCCGAAACGGGTAACCCTGCAAAGGGGTGAAACTTTCCCTGAAACAAGCAATCACAATCGCAAGTGGAAGAAGCTTACCAAGGCTCGTGTCCACTAA
- a CDS encoding DUF951 domain-containing protein, with the protein MERKIFQLGDIVQMKKQHPCGSNEMEIIRMGMDIRIKCVGCKHSVLIPRAKFEKNMKKVLRSTEDTAES; encoded by the coding sequence GTGGAGCGTAAAATTTTTCAGCTTGGGGACATTGTACAAATGAAAAAGCAGCATCCATGTGGCAGCAATGAGATGGAAATCATCCGGATGGGTATGGATATCCGCATCAAGTGTGTAGGGTGTAAACACAGCGTACTAATTCCCAGAGCGAAATTTGAAAAAAACATGAAAAAGGTCCTGCGCTCGACAGAAGATACAGCTGAATCCTAG
- a CDS encoding mechanosensitive ion channel family protein translates to MLPFKFAAAAPTDPVDDPNAIEDTVKSAISWTDRLWNKVADADMWFNILFSSIRIVIIFIITRIVIKIVSRIIDRTMARKQEGKIRVNPRRFITVGELMKNATSITCNFIMILLLLSEINVKVGPLLASAGVLGLAIGFGAQGLVKDVITGFFIILEDQFAVGDVIQTGTYKGTVEVIGLRTTKLVSWQGEVHIIPNGTIASVTNFSMSNSLAVVDIPMKGEQALDESVHLVKRALAGIEDRDLNIVKVPDVLGIQSMSTSEYVVRIVAECLPNSRASVERQIQSDVKKTMEYHEMSNQAALEQAAAQEKDEGDGIGGA, encoded by the coding sequence ATGCTGCCATTTAAATTTGCTGCTGCAGCTCCTACTGATCCGGTGGATGACCCTAACGCTATAGAAGACACTGTAAAAAGTGCTATAAGCTGGACAGATCGATTATGGAACAAAGTCGCCGATGCAGATATGTGGTTTAATATTCTGTTCAGTTCGATCCGTATCGTTATTATTTTCATTATTACGCGTATTGTGATCAAGATTGTATCACGTATTATAGATCGTACGATGGCACGTAAGCAGGAAGGCAAGATCCGCGTCAATCCGCGCCGATTTATAACGGTTGGAGAGTTGATGAAAAATGCGACATCCATAACATGTAATTTCATTATGATTCTGTTACTGTTATCTGAGATCAATGTGAAAGTTGGACCCTTGTTAGCAAGTGCGGGTGTGCTTGGACTTGCCATTGGTTTTGGTGCCCAGGGATTGGTGAAAGATGTTATTACCGGTTTCTTCATTATATTGGAGGATCAATTTGCAGTAGGTGATGTTATTCAAACAGGAACCTATAAAGGAACGGTTGAGGTCATTGGCCTGAGAACGACCAAGCTGGTTAGCTGGCAGGGTGAGGTGCACATCATTCCAAATGGTACGATTGCAAGTGTAACCAACTTCTCGATGTCGAATTCACTTGCGGTTGTGGATATTCCGATGAAGGGTGAACAGGCTCTGGACGAGTCAGTACACTTGGTAAAACGAGCATTGGCTGGAATTGAGGATCGTGATCTGAATATCGTTAAAGTACCTGACGTGCTTGGTATTCAGTCGATGTCTACCTCGGAATATGTGGTTCGCATTGTTGCTGAGTGCCTGCCGAACTCCAGAGCCTCTGTAGAGCGTCAAATTCAGAGTGATGTGAAGAAAACAATGGAGTATCATGAGATGAGCAATCAGGCAGCATTAGAGCAAGCAGCAGCTCAGGAGAAGGATGAGGGGGATGGCATAGGTGGAGCGTAA
- a CDS encoding DUF3343 domain-containing protein, translated as MDEWIDDWMLIAFDSTQQALRAEMLLEFAEIEIDLFPTPKEITAGCALCIQFPKEDLERVKQIIRNEFVEIRGLYFKTADSYDNIPM; from the coding sequence ATGGACGAGTGGATAGATGATTGGATGCTAATTGCTTTTGATTCTACCCAGCAGGCGCTGCGGGCAGAGATGTTGTTGGAGTTTGCCGAGATAGAGATTGATTTATTCCCCACCCCCAAAGAGATCACAGCGGGATGTGCTCTATGTATTCAATTTCCGAAAGAAGACCTGGAGAGAGTGAAGCAGATCATTCGTAATGAGTTTGTTGAGATCCGTGGCCTCTATTTCAAAACTGCAGACAGCTATGATAACATACCCATGTAG
- the yyaC gene encoding spore protease YyaC: protein MNPISHSFSSQDMTSLKIPHTDPGIHSAIIHRLMFHLYKAHSLQNVVVVCIGTDRSTGDCLGPLVGSSLAKWDSPLFHLYGTLDEPVHAMNLQDTLHKIQATHHNPYVIGIDACLGQSSSVGCIQVVNGPLKPGAGVNKELPPVGDIHLTGIVNVGGFMEYFVLQNTRLSLVMRMSEIISSSLYSAIREWHTRSTLLAVPE, encoded by the coding sequence ATGAATCCCATCTCGCATTCCTTTTCATCTCAAGACATGACCAGTCTGAAAATCCCACATACAGATCCAGGTATTCACTCAGCCATCATTCATCGTTTAATGTTTCATCTCTATAAAGCCCATTCACTGCAAAATGTAGTCGTTGTCTGCATCGGTACAGACCGATCTACCGGAGACTGCCTCGGCCCCCTCGTTGGCTCGTCGCTTGCCAAGTGGGACAGCCCTCTATTCCATCTCTATGGCACACTGGATGAACCCGTACATGCGATGAACCTGCAGGACACCCTTCACAAAATACAAGCCACCCATCACAACCCTTATGTGATTGGCATTGATGCCTGTCTGGGACAGTCTTCGAGTGTCGGATGCATCCAGGTCGTGAATGGACCGCTCAAACCGGGAGCAGGTGTAAATAAAGAATTACCGCCGGTCGGCGATATCCATCTTACAGGTATCGTTAACGTCGGCGGCTTTATGGAATACTTTGTTTTGCAGAATACACGTCTCAGTCTTGTCATGCGTATGTCCGAGATTATATCCAGCAGCCTATACTCGGCCATTCGCGAATGGCACACACGCTCTACTCTGCTTGCTGTGCCAGAGTAA
- a CDS encoding DUF4446 family protein, whose protein sequence is MAELNELILEQLIWIVGGMALLMVILLIVSIAQGAKLRKLKRKYEAMMAGSGVEDLESLLINLKIQMDSIEDEHKLQTDQLKTVMQKLTRIQGKVGVKRYNAYGELGSDLSFSMAMVNDNQDGMVLTGIYNRDGSYVYAKPLKGGESTYTLSPEEKEAITLAQQAE, encoded by the coding sequence ATGGCTGAATTAAATGAGCTGATTCTGGAACAGCTGATATGGATTGTTGGCGGCATGGCATTACTTATGGTGATTTTGCTCATCGTTAGTATCGCTCAAGGCGCAAAGTTACGAAAGTTAAAACGGAAATATGAAGCCATGATGGCTGGCAGTGGAGTGGAAGATCTGGAGTCACTGTTGATCAATCTAAAAATTCAGATGGACAGCATTGAGGACGAACATAAGCTGCAAACGGATCAGCTAAAGACTGTCATGCAGAAGTTGACCCGCATTCAGGGTAAAGTGGGTGTGAAAAGGTACAACGCTTATGGAGAGCTTGGCAGTGACCTGAGTTTCTCCATGGCCATGGTGAACGATAACCAAGACGGCATGGTACTTACTGGTATTTATAATCGTGACGGCTCCTATGTATATGCCAAACCTCTGAAGGGGGGAGAGTCCACGTATACACTATCCCCTGAGGAGAAGGAAGCCATTACTCTGGCACAGCAAGCAGAGTAG
- a CDS encoding aminotransferase class V-fold PLP-dependent enzyme codes for MEGVIYLDHAATSWPKPPTVGEAMMKALDIAGANPGRGSHRMAVQASRVLFGARKAISTLFGIGNANDIALGANTTEALNLAIQGWLREGDHVIATMAEHNSVRRPLEYMRRIRNVEIDYVPVNAAGAIDLVQFARLFRSNTRLVVCTHSSNLLGSILPIGEIALMCQKHQVTLLVDAAQSAGVMPVDVKQLGIDMLAFPGHKGLLGPQGTGGLYIAPELDVQPLLHGGTGSQSEAIEQPLVRPDRYEAGTPNTVGIAGLTAGVQHVLELTPELIYKQEWDLTQHMMNRLSSVQGIRMLGPEIGQPRTGLLSFTVEGYDSAQLAFQLDRNYGIAVRSGFHCTPLAHESAGTTASGAVRASVGYSTSRGDVDSLIEAVIELTASKLI; via the coding sequence GTGGAGGGAGTTATCTATCTGGATCATGCGGCGACATCTTGGCCTAAACCACCTACTGTCGGTGAAGCCATGATGAAAGCTCTGGACATTGCAGGAGCCAATCCGGGCAGAGGCAGTCATCGGATGGCTGTACAGGCGAGCAGGGTATTATTTGGTGCCAGAAAAGCGATATCTACTCTCTTTGGTATTGGTAATGCCAATGACATTGCATTGGGTGCTAATACTACAGAAGCTTTAAATCTGGCTATTCAAGGTTGGTTAAGAGAAGGCGATCATGTCATTGCTACCATGGCTGAACATAATTCAGTAAGGCGGCCACTGGAGTATATGCGCAGAATACGAAATGTAGAGATCGATTATGTACCTGTTAATGCTGCTGGGGCGATCGATCTTGTTCAATTCGCACGCCTGTTTCGATCCAATACTAGATTGGTTGTCTGCACACATAGCTCGAACCTGCTTGGTAGTATTCTGCCAATTGGTGAGATTGCACTAATGTGTCAAAAACATCAGGTGACTTTACTTGTGGATGCTGCTCAAAGTGCTGGGGTGATGCCGGTAGATGTGAAGCAACTAGGTATTGATATGCTCGCCTTTCCAGGTCATAAGGGACTATTGGGGCCACAGGGAACAGGTGGCCTGTATATAGCCCCTGAGTTGGATGTGCAGCCGTTACTTCATGGAGGGACAGGCAGCCAATCGGAGGCGATTGAGCAGCCGCTTGTTCGTCCTGACCGATATGAGGCGGGTACGCCGAATACTGTAGGTATAGCAGGGCTAACAGCTGGAGTCCAGCATGTGCTTGAACTGACACCTGAATTGATTTATAAACAGGAGTGGGATTTGACTCAGCATATGATGAATAGGTTATCATCGGTACAGGGGATTCGAATGCTTGGTCCTGAAATTGGACAGCCGCGTACCGGATTGTTATCCTTTACTGTTGAGGGATATGATTCGGCTCAGCTGGCGTTCCAATTAGACCGAAATTATGGCATTGCTGTGCGTTCAGGTTTCCATTGCACACCTCTTGCCCATGAATCGGCAGGGACAACAGCTAGTGGGGCTGTCAGAGCGAGTGTGGGGTACAGTACATCAAGAGGAGATGTCGACTCGTTGATCGAAGCGGTTATTGAATTAACTGCATCAAAACTCATATGA
- a CDS encoding ParB/RepB/Spo0J family partition protein, which translates to MSKRLGKGLDALIPSLSINDDDKVVEIPISQLRANPYQPRKVFDEDAIHELAESIRQHGVIQPIIVRSVLRGYEIIAGERRFRASQYCGNATVPAVVRNFSDQQVMEIALIENLQRENLNAMEVAFAYQGLMDQFGLTQEELSVKVGKSRSHIANFLRLLSLPEEVKDHVSRGTLSMGHARAIVGVKDEALVKQLAKQTIDQQWSVRELEEAVQQLDRSKSGEVKAKSKVKKKDPFIDTLEESLRERFKTTVKIKHNKDKGKIELNYYSKQDLERLLELLQ; encoded by the coding sequence ATGAGTAAGCGGCTTGGAAAAGGCCTTGATGCCCTCATTCCTTCGCTTTCAATTAATGACGATGATAAAGTCGTAGAAATCCCGATTAGTCAGCTGCGGGCAAACCCTTACCAACCTCGCAAAGTGTTTGATGAAGATGCAATACATGAATTAGCCGAGTCAATTCGTCAACATGGTGTTATACAGCCCATTATTGTACGTTCTGTTCTGAGAGGTTATGAGATTATCGCTGGTGAACGGCGTTTCAGAGCTTCCCAATATTGCGGTAACGCGACCGTGCCTGCCGTAGTTCGTAATTTCAGTGACCAGCAGGTTATGGAGATTGCGTTGATCGAGAACCTGCAACGGGAAAATCTGAATGCGATGGAGGTTGCATTTGCTTATCAGGGGTTGATGGACCAGTTCGGGTTAACCCAAGAAGAGCTTTCTGTAAAAGTGGGCAAATCCCGTTCTCACATTGCTAACTTCCTCCGATTATTATCATTGCCTGAAGAAGTGAAGGATCATGTTTCACGTGGAACATTATCGATGGGACATGCCCGTGCTATTGTCGGGGTTAAAGATGAAGCCCTTGTTAAACAACTAGCAAAACAAACCATCGATCAGCAATGGAGTGTTCGTGAACTTGAGGAAGCTGTACAACAGTTGGATCGTTCCAAATCGGGTGAGGTCAAAGCCAAATCCAAGGTGAAGAAAAAAGATCCATTTATTGATACATTAGAAGAGTCATTGCGTGAACGGTTTAAAACAACAGTGAAAATCAAGCATAACAAGGATAAAGGGAAAATTGAGCTCAACTACTACAGCAAACAAGATCTGGAGCGACTGTTGGAACTGTTGCAATAA
- a CDS encoding ParA family protein, which produces MSKIMAVANQKGGVGKTTTSVNLGAGLASLGKRVLLVDIDPQGNTTSGVGINKADVANCIYDVIINDIPPQEAIVETQIEGLHIIPATIQLAGAEIELVSTISREVRLKKSLAMVKKNYDYILIDCPPSLGMLTINSLTASDSVIIPIQCEYYALEGLSQLLNTVRLVQKHLNTSLQIEGVLLTMFDARTNLGIQVIEEVKKYFQQKVYQTIIPRNVRLSEAPSHGQSIITYDPRSRGAEVYLELAKEVISYE; this is translated from the coding sequence TTGTCTAAGATTATGGCCGTAGCAAATCAAAAGGGCGGTGTGGGGAAAACGACGACATCTGTTAACTTGGGTGCAGGACTGGCTTCACTCGGGAAAAGGGTATTGCTTGTCGATATTGACCCCCAGGGGAATACAACCAGCGGAGTCGGAATCAACAAGGCAGATGTGGCCAATTGTATATATGATGTCATTATTAATGATATCCCCCCCCAGGAAGCGATTGTGGAAACTCAGATTGAAGGCCTTCACATCATACCTGCAACGATTCAGCTTGCCGGAGCCGAGATTGAATTGGTATCCACGATATCACGGGAAGTGCGCCTGAAAAAATCACTCGCCATGGTGAAAAAAAACTATGATTACATACTGATCGATTGCCCACCCTCCCTTGGCATGTTAACGATCAACTCGTTGACAGCTTCCGATTCGGTGATCATTCCGATTCAGTGTGAATATTATGCGCTTGAGGGCTTGAGCCAATTGCTCAACACCGTTCGTCTGGTGCAGAAACATCTGAATACTTCCCTGCAGATTGAAGGCGTATTACTGACGATGTTTGACGCGCGTACGAATCTGGGCATTCAAGTGATTGAAGAAGTAAAGAAGTATTTTCAACAAAAGGTGTACCAGACGATTATTCCGCGCAACGTGCGGCTTAGTGAAGCACCGTCTCACGGACAGTCCATCATTACGTATGATCCTCGATCCCGAGGGGCAGAAGTGTATTTAGAGCTCGCAAAGGAAGTGATTTCTTATGAGTAA
- the noc gene encoding nucleoid occlusion protein, with product MKEQFSKLFGLAERNNGDEIKQIPVNEIVSSPYQPRTIFDDDKIDELLQTIKTHGVIQPIVVRVRNGSYEIIAGERRWRAVRKLGLDHIPAIVREFNDSQAASIALIENLQREGLTSIEEAVAYQKLIDLHQLTQESLAQRLGKSQSTIANKIRLLQLPDGIKTALMERKISERHARALLSLDTEELQMKLLGEIIDKELNVKQTEARVAFYKEASKIKKSRRVSFTKDVRLALNTIRQSIDMVSGSGLDIKTKEADHEDHYEIVIHIPKRK from the coding sequence ATGAAAGAACAATTTTCGAAGTTGTTTGGTTTGGCGGAGCGCAATAACGGAGATGAGATTAAACAAATTCCGGTCAATGAAATTGTGAGCAGCCCATATCAACCCCGTACTATTTTTGATGATGATAAAATTGATGAGTTGTTGCAGACGATCAAGACACATGGAGTTATTCAGCCTATAGTCGTCCGCGTACGAAATGGATCATATGAGATTATCGCTGGGGAACGTCGCTGGCGTGCAGTTCGAAAACTTGGCTTGGATCACATTCCAGCCATTGTACGGGAATTCAACGATTCTCAGGCAGCATCCATCGCATTGATTGAGAATCTGCAGCGTGAGGGACTGACTTCCATTGAAGAGGCTGTTGCTTATCAGAAATTGATTGATTTGCACCAACTTACACAGGAAAGTCTTGCACAGCGATTGGGTAAAAGTCAGTCAACCATTGCGAACAAAATTCGATTGTTGCAGCTTCCAGACGGCATTAAGACGGCATTGATGGAACGTAAAATTTCGGAGCGCCATGCCAGAGCATTGCTTTCGCTGGATACGGAAGAGCTGCAAATGAAATTGCTCGGAGAAATTATTGACAAAGAGTTAAATGTTAAACAAACGGAAGCAAGGGTTGCCTTTTACAAGGAAGCCTCGAAGATCAAAAAATCCAGACGTGTCTCTTTCACCAAGGACGTTAGACTTGCTCTTAATACGATACGTCAATCCATTGATATGGTATCAGGCTCCGGTCTGGACATCAAGACTAAGGAAGCAGATCATGAGGACCATTACGAGATCGTTATCCATATCCCGAAACGCAAATAG